TCGCGGCCTTTTTCCTCACCCGGAATGGGATACGTGTGCGTGAAAACGCGAATGAGCGTGTTGCCATCAGGCGAAATGCCAGTAAAGATTTCTTCATCGTAAAACTCTTTTTCGCGAAGGGATCGGATCGCGGCCATGTTTGTTAACTCTTTTGGCGGATTTTCATACGGCGTGATGGCCGGAATTTTAGCCGCCACTTTCCCTGTCTGAGTTTCAACAACTAAAATGGTATCGCGATCGTAGCGCTCAATTCTAAATAAGGCCGTACTTTTATATTGTTCGTTTACTTTGCTCGATTCTTCGAGCGTGCCAACCCATTCTTTGTATTCTTGATCAGTTAAAAAATTCTTGCGCTGATCTTCCCAAGTTCCCATACGCCAAACTTTCTTATCCTTATCGTTGATAACAGAAATCAAATATTTGCCGTCTGTCGAAAAGTTCGCATCGCAGCCATTGAGCGTTTTGAGTTCTTTCCATTTTCTTATGGAAAAAACTTTGGTAGTGGGAAGCGCACGCGGATCGGGTTTCATGCCGCCTGCAATCAAATATTTTCCATTCGGATCAAAAATAGCTTTGCTTGGCCAAAAGTTTGAAATATCGTCGTCGGGCTTCGTTTCCATTTTAACCACATCTTGCCAATAATAAGTATCCCAGACGGTTAATTGGCTACCTGCTGCAGCGCCACCGCTCGCCAGCGACATGTATCGCCCATTTGGACTGAAACTGATGACTGGCTTTCCGCCAGGCAGAGTTTCGCGCTGAAAGTTATAGTAAGCAAGCGGAACAAACGGATTATAGCGCCGCCCATTGATATAAGCTTTCACCCGTACCAAATAAGGCTTTTGGTTTTCAACAATTCGAAAAGTGCCAAATGCTTTGGCCTTGCGAAAATTTTTCTTAAACGCCTCAACCTGACCTTTTGGAACAGCTACATTTGCCGGAAAGTTGTAGCCCGCGCCTCTAACTTTAAGGTCAAAGGTTTCCTGCGTGGAATCATATTTTCCTAAGAACAGCTTCACTTTGTCGGTGTAAGACTGGTTGAGCACTTGCATGATTTGCCGATGCTTACTTCGCTTCAACCGGTCGGCTTTGTTTTCATAAGCAGTTGAGACTCTTTCCTTTTTGGCGTTGTAGTTCGCAAGAAGCTTATTGTATCGTGTGGTGTCTTTAATTTCCCATTTTTTGGGTCGTTGCTTCGCCAGCTTTGTTAGAGATTTATGGAGTTGTTTGGAAATATCACCATCGATTTGGCGGTATTCTTTCTGAAGTTTTCGAAGTTTTTTCTGAGCGAGACCCACCTTAGTTGTTTGACCAATCGCCTCATTGCTTGGGCTGGAAACAAACAGCAATGAAGAGCAAAGAATTATCAAAGAGGTAAAAAACGATTTCATTCCTTATTTAATTTTTCAGTTTTCATTCAAATATTATTCTTACAATAATCACTCGCTTCTCAAATGTAGCGTTGAGATGGGCTTTGTGGGAAAGGCTCACCCTAACAAAAGGTATTGTTCAAAGCTAATTACTTTTGTCGAATCGATAAAATTTTTCGCAAAGAAAGCACCAAAAAAAACGATCGTTTTGCTTATTGCCTTAACGCCTCCGCCAAGTAGCAGCCTCAATGCACGGCGTTCTCACCTTTCAAAACTAAACCATTCAAACGCTTGAGAAATCAATTGCTTATGTCAATCGTTTTTTTCTATGCTGCTTTCAGGGCGATCTCGCTTCAGGCAAAGAGGCTTTGCCGATTTCAAAACGGTCGCGCTATTTGTTCAAACGCTTAATTGAATAGATGTCTGTTCGCCTATCCTTTAAGTTGCGAACGCTCCCGAGCTGATTTAACTCGCGTAGCATATCAATATCAACATCGGCAATAAGTATCATTTCGGTATTTGGTGTCGCTTCGGCCTTTATGCCGTTGGTTGGAAATGAAAAATCGCACGGCGTGAAAACAACGGATTGGGCATATTGAATATCCATATTGTGCACTTTTGGCAAGTTGCCTACACTACCAGCAATCGCCACATAACATTCATTTTCCACCGCTCTGGCTTGGGCGCAGCTTCTTACCCGAGAGTAGCCGTTTTGCGTATCTGTTAAAAATGGGACAAAAAGAATGTCCATCCCGTCCTCAGCTAAAATTCTACTTAACTCAGGGAACTCGACATCGTAGCAAATCAATATTCCGATTCTTCCACAATCCGTATCGAAGGCCTGAATTGTAGAACCGCCTTGCAATCCCCACACTTTTGCTTCATCGGGCGTCACATGCAATTTCTCAAATTTTTCTACGCCGCCATCTCTCTTACATAAATAGCCAACATTGTATAGGTTATTATTCACCATTTCGGGCATGCTGCCGGTTATAATGTTGATGTTGTATGAAATGGCCAATTCTGCGAATCGCTTCGTTATTTCTTCTGTATAGCCCGCTAATTTCCTAATTGCCTCCGGCACGGAAAGATGATTGTATTTAGACATCAACGGCGCATTAAAAAACTCAGGAAACAGCGCAAAGTCCGCCCTGTAACCGGAAACCGCATCAACAAAATACTCCGCTTGATGCATCAACTCTTCGAAGTCTTTATACAATCGCATTTGCCACTGTATCAACCCTAATCTGACAATGGATTTTTTCATCGCCGCCGTGTTGGTTTTCTTTTCATAATAAACATTATCCCATTCCAGCAGCACGGCGTATTCTTGAGATTCTTTGTCGCCTTCCAGATATCCCTTAAGAACGCGTGCCGGATGAAAGTCATTGGACATCTGAAAATCTAAAACCGGGTCGTGTATCTCTTTTTTTCTGACGTTTTCAATGTATTCACGAGGCGACATCGACTCGGAATACTGATGATAATTTGGGATTCTTCCACCAAACACGATTCCTTTCAGGTTTAATTTTTCACAAAGCTCTTTTCGGTAATCATATAAACGCCGTCCGAGCCTTAACCCTCTATATTTTGGCCTGACAAAAACATCTATGCCATATAGCTTATCGCCATTTGAAGTATGCGTATTAAACGTATATCCGCCGGTGATCTCCTTATAAGTGTGCTTATCATCAAACATTGAATAATCCACGATAATCGATAATGCGCAGCCAGCCAGTTCATTATTAACCTTGATGCCGATTTGTCCTTCAGGAAATTTCTCAATCAACGTTTTTATATGACGCTCTTTCCAATAAGCTTGCTGCATATTGGCATAGGCTTCTTTCATTGAGTTTTTCACTTCTTCATAGTCTTCCATCTTCAGGAAAACCAACTCGATGTTGTCAATTGAACGACTATCTTTTTTTGCTTCCATATTGAACGCTTTTCCTTTTCTCTGTTAATGTTTTCTTGTTGTTGAAATATCCAAGCGGTAGTATCAAGAAAGGAGAAAACAGGAGGCGACTGACCTTACTTTTCTACATCACACGAGTCAGACTTGCTTCTCGTTCGTTTTCTTGCCGACATGTTGTTCATCCAAATGCCAATATTTCCCTCTGGCTTTTGCGACATGTCCGCTATTTCAACACCTTTTTTATTTAATAAAAAAAAGCGAAGGAAAATTTTTATCAAATCTTCCTTCGCTGAATGTTTATAAAAAATGATGATCAAAACAAATGGCCTGGCTTACGCATTTTTCCCTGACTTATAATATTTCTCGCAATAGTCTCGCACCATGCGATGGGTATTATAAACCGGCAATAGAGATAAAATTGAAGCTCTCATTTTTTTGATCCACTCAGTCGGCAAATTGCGGCTATCGCGCGCGTAGTATGTTGGAACAATGTCCGTTTCAAGAATTTCGTAGAGCATTTTGGCATCGAGTTCGCTTTGCTCATGGGTGCTGGGCTGATTTTCATCTTTGCCGATTGCCCAGCCATTTTGGCCATTGTAGCCTTCGCGCCACCAGCCGTCCAAAATGCTGCAATTCAGCCCGCCATGAGCGATGACTTTCTCGCCAGAAGTGCCACTGGCTTCAAGCGGCCTGAGCGGGTTATTGAGCCACAAATCGACACCGGAAATCAAATAGCGAGCCACATTCATGTCGTAGTTTTCAAGGAAAACAACTTTACCCATAAACTGCGGCATTCTGGATATTTGGAAAATTCGCTGGATGAACTTTTTCCCTTCATTGTCGCGCGGATGCGCTTTACCAGAAAAAATAATTTGAACCGGTTTTTCCGAGTTGCTTAAAATAGCAGCAATGCGGTCGATGTCGCTGAAAATAAGCGGCGCACGTTTGTAGGTTGCAAATCGCCGTGCGAAACCAATGGTGAGCACATCGGTCGATAGAAAATCACTTGCCCAGAAACCGTTATCCATTCCTGTTCTCGACATTTGGCGCTCAAGGCGATAGCGCACAAACTCAATCAAATCACGCTTCAACCGATAACGAAGTCCCCACAAGGAGTCATCAGGAATGCGCTCCAAAATTTCGGCCAGATGCTCAGGATCTGAGAAAAAGTCTTGCTCATTGTTTGTATAAAATGACCAAAACGCTTCGGTGCGATCGCGCATCCAAGTTTTGGTGTGCACGCCGTTGGTGATGTGCCCGATTGGCACGTCGTTCGGATTTTCTTTCTGAAAAAGATGCTGCCACATTTCTCTGGCCACCACGCCGTTCAATTCCGAAACGCCATTTGCGGCACGCGACATGTTCAAGCAAAGCACCGTCATGGTAAATTGATTTTGCGGCTCATTGTGATGCTCTTTTCCCAAACGCATCAGCGTGTCAAAATCGATCTTCATGGTCTCGGCGAATTTTCCAAGCGAGTAGTCCATCAAGTCTCGCGAAAAGCGGTCGTGACCGGCGGGCACAGGCGTGTGTGTTGTAAAGACGCACTGAGGTTTCACCGCAGCAATCGCATCGTCAAGCGATTTGCCACAATCCAACTCGCGGCGCAGCAGTTCCAGCGTAAGAAAACCGGAATGCCCTTCATTCATATGATAAACAGCCGGCTTAATACCCAACTTGTGAAGAAAACGCGTGCCGCCAATGCCCAACACAATTTCCTGGTTGATGCGCGTGGTTGCATCGCCGCCATAGACGTGGCAAGTGATATCACGATAGTGTTCTTCGTTTTCCTCAAGGTTTGTGTCGAGCAAGTACAATTTTGCCCGCCCAACTTTGATCGTCCAAGCACACACATGAACGATGCTGTGCGCCAGCTCGATCGCAACCGTCACCGGCTTGCCCGCATCATCCAGCACTGGCTCCAACGGCAACGTGCTGGCCGGATGCAGCGGATATTCTTCTTGCTGCCAACCATCCATCGAAAGATGCTGCTGGAAATAGCCTTCACGGTAGTAAAGCGTTACACCGATAAAATTCAGGCCGAGATCACTTGCTGATTTAATATGGTCACCTGCCAAAATGCCTAAACCGCCAGAATAAATTGGTAATGATTCATGCAAGCCAAATTCTGCGCTGAAATACGCCACGGGATTGGCGGTGAACTCATCGGCGTGCGTGGCTGCCCAGGTGTTTTTTTCGGAAAGATATTCTTCGAATCGAGCCAAAACGCTTTGCACTTTTTCAGCGTAATCTTTTTCAGAGAGCGTGGCGGCAAGCTCCGCTTCTGAAACATTCTGCATCACTTTGATCGGGCTGTGGTTGTATTTCGACCAGAGTCTCGGCGAAAGCTCCGAAAAAACATTTTGAGCATCCGCATTCCACGACCACCACAAATTTTTGGAGAGCTTTTTTAAGAGAGCAATTTGTTCAGGAATTGATTGTGTGTTATTTGAGGTTTGTTTCGACAGGCTACTTGACATGGCTTCGGCTGTTTTGAGTAGAATTAATGAAAAAATTGAAAGAAACTTTCTTAACTTATGAGAACTGACCAACCGTTTGACGCCTTGCCGTGTATACACATGGTTTTCATCACATTACAACCCAACAATTTCTTTCATTTTCAAGATGTTTCAGTTTTATGACTTTTCAAAATCATCTTCTGAACATTAAGTAAATATAAATATTTCCAAGATTGCAAAGCGTAAAGAAAAAGGATGAAAATCGCACATATTTCTGATATTCATATTGACCATGTCGCTCTTCCTAACCGCTCAGAACAATTTGAAAATCTTATCATTAATATCTTTGAAGAAGGCTTCGATCATCTCATTATTACCGGCGACGTTACAGACGTGGCCAGAGAAGAAGACATGCTTCTGGTTAAAGACATTTTTGAACGCAACGGCTTGCTCGATTGGAAAAAAATCACGCTGATTCCAGGCAACCACGACCTTTTTGGAAAATACGAGTTCAATGCCGAGCGGGTTTTATCCAACGCCATCAGAGCTTCTGGCACCAATTCGCTCAAAAAACTTCAAATTTTCTGCGAAATTTTCCGCGACGTGATGACACCAAATAACACTGCTCGATACTACTTCCCTTTTGTAAAAATTTTTAATGGGCCTGGAGAAGGGGTTGCAATTGTTGCTTTCAATAGCGTTTTTGAGTTTTCTTTAGCCAACAATCCAATTGGCTCGCGCGGCTACATTAGAACCGAAGAACTTCGCGCCATGCTTGACCCCGAGGTTTTGGACGTGCTTAAAGGAAAATTTGTTATCGCGCTTTGCCATCACGCCTATAAAATTCTGGAGTCGGCTATCGCGCCTTACGAACAAGCTTTTGTCTGGACAATGGAACTGATCAACCGAAGTGAATATGTCGATACGCTCAGAAAAATTCATGCAAAAGTCGCGCTGCATGGCCATTTGCATAAAACCGAAACGTATGAAGTGGATGGCATCACGTTTATGAATGCGGGCGCATTTAAACGTGACCAAACTTTGGTAAATTCACTCAAAATTCATGAGGACGGCGGGTTTAGCCAAAAATTTTTAAAATTTTATAGTACCGTTGCTGTTTAATCCAACAATTAAAAACGACCGCGATATATGATTCAAGCCAAGCCTATTCTTAATATTTTTTGTTTGATTGCCGTATTTCTCTCCTTTGGATCTTCAAAAGCCAACGCCCAAAGCACCGCTGGCAGCAGCGCAAGCGAAGAACCGCGCTACTTATTCAATATGCCCACCGCAGGTGTTTTGCAGCGAGGCGTTTATGCAATTGAAGGCTGGGCTTATGGTGGCGGCGGCTCATTTGTCTCGCTCAGTGTTGGCCTTTCAGAACAGCTAACGTTTGGGATTGCTTATGGCGCTGGAAATTTAATTGGCAGCGGCTCGCCGGATTGGAATGAGTTGCCTGGCGTTATGGTTCGCTACCGGATTTTTGAGGAAGAACTCAATTTTCCAGCTATCACGATTGGGTTTGAATCTCAAGGGCGCGAAAACTACCTCGACGGCGCCAATCGTTTTGAAAGAAAATCACCGGGATTTTTCGCCGCAGCCACCAAAAATTATGCGCTGCTCGGCTTTATTGCCCTTCATGGCGGAATCAATTACAGCCTTGAAAATGACGACGATAAAGATTTGAACTTTTATTTTGGGGTAGAAAAAACCATCGGCAAAGAACTTTCAGCCTATGCGCAATACGATGCGGCCATTAATGACAACAACAAAACAGCGCTTGGCGATGGACGTGGCTACCTCGATATGGGCTTGCGATGGTCTCTTGGAAAAGGCATGACGATTGAACTCAACCTCGCCAACATTTCTGATAATTTCAAGCATCTCGACGCAGCCAGCCGCAGCGTCAGACTTGAATACGTCCACCGATTCGACTAACCATTTCTCTTCCTTTGGCAATATTGGGGGCAAGCAACCTCTCGCCCCCAATTTATTTATCCTTCCTTTTATTATTTATTTCGGCCAAATTATTTGAACCGATTAGAACGTTTTTTTATCATTGCGTTAAACAGAACATTTCTTCGCGCTCAACATCGACCATTTTATCACCGCATTGTCAGTTTTTACTACCAACCAAAAGACAATTTCATTATGAACAATTTGCACGGACATGTGATTCTTGAAAAGCTCATTCAATCGCCGCGTGTTTATACACGACAAAAGCTGCAGCAAGAAATTGAAGCCAAATATGGCAGAGATGTTGTTTTTTACGCATGTGGCGGAGAGAACATGTCGCTTAGCGACCTGCTCCAATACCTATTCAATCAGGGGAAAATCGCAGAAAAAGATGGCCTGCTAACCGCATTTGCAGATAAAATGTGCAGCCACGACCACTAACTGTTTTTTTTACTCAATTTTCATTTTTGAGCACAGAGAGCATGCTTGGCACAATTTCGTGAATGCCTGTTATTTGCTGAAACGCTTCTGCATATAAGCCTTTTACCAGCAATGGCACAGGATTTAAAGTATGTCGATCGTGGGAATTATCCTCAAAATTCCCATGATCGCTTGTTAAGATAAACAGCGCGTCACCGGGCAAGCGGCTTAAAACAGACGCCAAATACGCATCTAAGCGGGAAACAATTTCAGAAGCGTGGGTTTTAATTCGGCGATGCCCTGCATAATCAGCCAGGAAAAATTCGAAAAAAACGGCATCGTAGCATTCAAACAAATCGATCAAGTTTTCCGCCGCTTCTTCCGGCAAAATAACCGGCACATCGCTATCGCCATGCGCTTCATTTTGGCCCCACCACCAGCTAATAATGTCTCCAGAAACGGCTTTTTTCTCTTTTAAATCCTTGTTGTTCCGAAGTTGAATCGCTTCAATTACAGCAGCCTCGAAAAGCACCGAACTACGAATTTTTCCCTGCTCTCTTAAAACAAGATTGGCGTTGATGAAGGAATCGGGAAAAGCATTTGCATAGCATGGCTTTTTGCCAAACAACTTCAACTTTTTGAAAATATTTTCCTGTGCTAAAGTCGCCCGCAGCGTCGACGGCAAAAAAGGGCCATAATGCCGTCCAAAAAGCTGTGCCCCATTAAACCCCGTGTAAATTGAAAACTGCCCCGTTCCACTTTGGCCAGTGCCTTCGCATCCCAACCCCGAATCGATCGGTTTAAAAACCAACGACGGCATTTGAACGGCTGCATCTTCAAGAAAAAAGCCCAGACCCAGAGCGTCTCTGAGTTTGGGCATATCGTAAAGATGAAAAGGATTTGTTTCCGTGCGTGTGGCCAAGCCCACGCCATCCAGAAAAAGAAAAATCAACTTCATTTTCCCACCAATAACTTATCGTGCGATTTATAGCATTTCATTTTGAATGAGCTGCTCATAGGACTCTCTTTTGCGAATTAATTTATGCGCATCACCGCTCACGAGCACTTCGGCTGGCTTGAGCCTGGCGTTGTAATTGCTTCCCATAACCGAGCCATATGCCCCGCTCGACATCACCGCGAGCAGTTCTCCTTCTTGTACATCACCGACTTTCCTGGCTCTGGCAAAAAAATCGCCAGATTCACACACAGGCCCAACAATATCGGCCAGGATTTCGTTGTCTTTTTTCGCAACAGCCAACACATCGTGGTGCGATTTATAAAGCGACGGACGAAGCAACTCAGTCATCGCTGAATCAACAATCAAAAATATCTTGTCTTTGTAATTCTGCTTGCGATACAGCACTTTTGTTAAGAGCACCGACGCGTTCGCAACCATGTAGCGACCAGGCTCAAAAATGACCTTTGCGTTTAGATTGCTTAAAATTGGCACCAGCTTTTTAGCAAACTCAGCAATTGGTGTCGCTGGTTTTTCGGCGTTGTAAGTTACTGGAAATCCACCGCCAATGTCGATATGCTCGATTTCGAATCCCATCGACTCAGCGATATTTTTGACGCCCAAAAGCTTTAGAGTAGCTTCGTAGTAAGGCAGTGTGTCAAAAATTTGCGAGCCAATGTGCATGTCCAATCCAATCAAATTCAAATTTTCAAGGCGCTTAATCAAAGAAAAGGTTTCTTCAGCAAGCGTTTCATCGATGCCAAATTTTTCTTCACTATCGCCCGTCGTAATGTACGGATGAGTTTCGGCCAAGACATTTGGATTGACACGAATGCCAACTGGAGCCACCAGATTGTTTTTCTTGGCAATTTCGTTGATTAAAATCAGCTCCGATTGAGACTCGGCTTTAATCATCATAATGCCGGTCGAAAGCGCATATTCAATCTCTTCTGCCGTTTTGCCAACGCCAGCCATAATGATTTTGCTTGGTTCAGCGCCGGCTTTTAGGGCACGGAAAAGTTCGCCGCCCGAATTGACGTCGAAACCACAGCCAGCGTCAACTAAAACTTTAATAACTTCCAAGTTGTAATTGGCTTTGACGGAGTAGCATGTCAAGTGATTCAGCGACTGAAACGCTTCCTCAAATGCGTGATATTGAGATAAAATGCTGGCTTTGCTGGTAACAAAAACAGGCGAGCCATACTGCTTTGAAACTTCAGATACTGGAACCCCCTCACAATAGAGACTCCCATTTTGATAATGAAAAAATGAATCTGTCGGCACGGGTATGTTTCCTTTAAATGGTTAAGCAAACAATAAACATGTAAGATAGGGTTTACCTTTTTCTCAAGCAAAAAGCCGAAGCAAGTACGTTGTCCAATCAGAAAAAAGTAACCGTTGGACAAAAAGCAGCGCAAAATTGATAGAATAAAAAAAGGCAGCCTTTTTGGCTGCCTTCAAAACATAAATCGGGAAAAAGAAACCGGCTTATTCCGCTGGAGCAGCGTCTTCTGATGAAGCATCATCTTCTGGCGCAACTTCTTCCGACTCCAATTCGGATTCGTCAGTGACTTTATTCTCATCAACTGATTTTCCTGCAAATCCGATTAACGTTGGATTGTAAATCTTGTATGCTTTTTCAGCGATGGTGTAACGCTTTTCAGCAACGGCCAATTCAGATTTCAAATCATCAAGCTTTTTAGCTTCAACATCGTGATTCTTTTTTGCTTCGCCCAAATTTGCTTGCGCTTCTTTTTGATCTCTCAGATATTCAGGATCTTTTCCTGGTTGGTTATAAAGCTCAGCGACTTTTTCAGCTTTATCTAAGCGCTCTTTAAACAAACGAATACGAGAATTTTGCTTTGCCATAAGATTTTTTAAGCGCTTATACTCTTTTTCCGTATCTAACCATTTGTTTAAAGCTTTCAAGCTATCTTCAGAAATAAGCTTGCGTGGTTCTACACTGGTAGCTGATTGCTTTTGCTGTTCAGGTTTTTCTTTCTTGGTAGCGCGACGCTGCATTTCCTTTACAGCTACAGCTTCGTTCGCTGCTTCATAAGCGTTAGCAG
Above is a window of Chloroherpeton thalassium ATCC 35110 DNA encoding:
- a CDS encoding WD40 repeat domain-containing protein, which gives rise to MGLAQKKLRKLQKEYRQIDGDISKQLHKSLTKLAKQRPKKWEIKDTTRYNKLLANYNAKKERVSTAYENKADRLKRSKHRQIMQVLNQSYTDKVKLFLGKYDSTQETFDLKVRGAGYNFPANVAVPKGQVEAFKKNFRKAKAFGTFRIVENQKPYLVRVKAYINGRRYNPFVPLAYYNFQRETLPGGKPVISFSPNGRYMSLASGGAAAGSQLTVWDTYYWQDVVKMETKPDDDISNFWPSKAIFDPNGKYLIAGGMKPDPRALPTTKVFSIRKWKELKTLNGCDANFSTDGKYLISVINDKDKKVWRMGTWEDQRKNFLTDQEYKEWVGTLEESSKVNEQYKSTALFRIERYDRDTILVVETQTGKVAAKIPAITPYENPPKELTNMAAIRSLREKEFYDEEIFTGISPDGNTLIRVFTHTYPIPGEEKGREYSSHVHFWRLLWNKYNYN
- a CDS encoding bifunctional GNAT family N-acetyltransferase/carbon-nitrogen hydrolase family protein — translated: MEAKKDSRSIDNIELVFLKMEDYEEVKNSMKEAYANMQQAYWKERHIKTLIEKFPEGQIGIKVNNELAGCALSIIVDYSMFDDKHTYKEITGGYTFNTHTSNGDKLYGIDVFVRPKYRGLRLGRRLYDYRKELCEKLNLKGIVFGGRIPNYHQYSESMSPREYIENVRKKEIHDPVLDFQMSNDFHPARVLKGYLEGDKESQEYAVLLEWDNVYYEKKTNTAAMKKSIVRLGLIQWQMRLYKDFEELMHQAEYFVDAVSGYRADFALFPEFFNAPLMSKYNHLSVPEAIRKLAGYTEEITKRFAELAISYNINIITGSMPEMVNNNLYNVGYLCKRDGGVEKFEKLHVTPDEAKVWGLQGGSTIQAFDTDCGRIGILICYDVEFPELSRILAEDGMDILFVPFLTDTQNGYSRVRSCAQARAVENECYVAIAGSVGNLPKVHNMDIQYAQSVVFTPCDFSFPTNGIKAEATPNTEMILIADVDIDMLRELNQLGSVRNLKDRRTDIYSIKRLNK
- the glgP gene encoding alpha-glucan family phosphorylase encodes the protein MSSSLSKQTSNNTQSIPEQIALLKKLSKNLWWSWNADAQNVFSELSPRLWSKYNHSPIKVMQNVSEAELAATLSEKDYAEKVQSVLARFEEYLSEKNTWAATHADEFTANPVAYFSAEFGLHESLPIYSGGLGILAGDHIKSASDLGLNFIGVTLYYREGYFQQHLSMDGWQQEEYPLHPASTLPLEPVLDDAGKPVTVAIELAHSIVHVCAWTIKVGRAKLYLLDTNLEENEEHYRDITCHVYGGDATTRINQEIVLGIGGTRFLHKLGIKPAVYHMNEGHSGFLTLELLRRELDCGKSLDDAIAAVKPQCVFTTHTPVPAGHDRFSRDLMDYSLGKFAETMKIDFDTLMRLGKEHHNEPQNQFTMTVLCLNMSRAANGVSELNGVVAREMWQHLFQKENPNDVPIGHITNGVHTKTWMRDRTEAFWSFYTNNEQDFFSDPEHLAEILERIPDDSLWGLRYRLKRDLIEFVRYRLERQMSRTGMDNGFWASDFLSTDVLTIGFARRFATYKRAPLIFSDIDRIAAILSNSEKPVQIIFSGKAHPRDNEGKKFIQRIFQISRMPQFMGKVVFLENYDMNVARYLISGVDLWLNNPLRPLEASGTSGEKVIAHGGLNCSILDGWWREGYNGQNGWAIGKDENQPSTHEQSELDAKMLYEILETDIVPTYYARDSRNLPTEWIKKMRASILSLLPVYNTHRMVRDYCEKYYKSGKNA
- a CDS encoding metallophosphoesterase family protein, yielding MKIAHISDIHIDHVALPNRSEQFENLIINIFEEGFDHLIITGDVTDVAREEDMLLVKDIFERNGLLDWKKITLIPGNHDLFGKYEFNAERVLSNAIRASGTNSLKKLQIFCEIFRDVMTPNNTARYYFPFVKIFNGPGEGVAIVAFNSVFEFSLANNPIGSRGYIRTEELRAMLDPEVLDVLKGKFVIALCHHAYKILESAIAPYEQAFVWTMELINRSEYVDTLRKIHAKVALHGHLHKTETYEVDGITFMNAGAFKRDQTLVNSLKIHEDGGFSQKFLKFYSTVAV
- a CDS encoding YecH family metal-binding protein, which codes for MNNLHGHVILEKLIQSPRVYTRQKLQQEIEAKYGRDVVFYACGGENMSLSDLLQYLFNQGKIAEKDGLLTAFADKMCSHDH
- a CDS encoding metalloenzyme domain-containing protein — its product is MKLIFLFLDGVGLATRTETNPFHLYDMPKLRDALGLGFFLEDAAVQMPSLVFKPIDSGLGCEGTGQSGTGQFSIYTGFNGAQLFGRHYGPFLPSTLRATLAQENIFKKLKLFGKKPCYANAFPDSFINANLVLREQGKIRSSVLFEAAVIEAIQLRNNKDLKEKKAVSGDIISWWWGQNEAHGDSDVPVILPEEAAENLIDLFECYDAVFFEFFLADYAGHRRIKTHASEIVSRLDAYLASVLSRLPGDALFILTSDHGNFEDNSHDRHTLNPVPLLVKGLYAEAFQQITGIHEIVPSMLSVLKNEN
- the lysA gene encoding diaminopimelate decarboxylase — protein: MPTDSFFHYQNGSLYCEGVPVSEVSKQYGSPVFVTSKASILSQYHAFEEAFQSLNHLTCYSVKANYNLEVIKVLVDAGCGFDVNSGGELFRALKAGAEPSKIIMAGVGKTAEEIEYALSTGIMMIKAESQSELILINEIAKKNNLVAPVGIRVNPNVLAETHPYITTGDSEEKFGIDETLAEETFSLIKRLENLNLIGLDMHIGSQIFDTLPYYEATLKLLGVKNIAESMGFEIEHIDIGGGFPVTYNAEKPATPIAEFAKKLVPILSNLNAKVIFEPGRYMVANASVLLTKVLYRKQNYKDKIFLIVDSAMTELLRPSLYKSHHDVLAVAKKDNEILADIVGPVCESGDFFARARKVGDVQEGELLAVMSSGAYGSVMGSNYNARLKPAEVLVSGDAHKLIRKRESYEQLIQNEML